A region from the Sphingomonas sp. S2-65 genome encodes:
- a CDS encoding DUF1080 domain-containing protein, with the protein MPAAAQEKPGFKDTPVLPGGNWHVHDSDRPAPASVAPGARPGGAPADAVVLFDGRSLDAWRGERGLWPIENGAFTVPSRARSGGENNLITKQSFGDAQLHLEFRSPNPPTKTSQDRGNSGIWFMQRYELQILDGYQNPTYADGTVGAVYGWKPPLVNAARRPGEWQSYDVVFERPRFAADGKLLRPAYVTAFLNGVLVQNHQAMLGTTAWRQVAQYKEHPDAAPIQLQDHDSPVSFRNIWVRPLTEAAIAQDIGGNTK; encoded by the coding sequence ATGCCTGCCGCCGCGCAGGAGAAACCCGGCTTCAAGGACACGCCGGTGCTGCCGGGCGGCAACTGGCACGTCCATGACTCCGATCGTCCAGCACCGGCCTCTGTTGCGCCTGGTGCCCGGCCGGGAGGCGCGCCCGCCGACGCGGTGGTCCTGTTCGACGGCCGCTCGCTCGACGCATGGCGCGGCGAGCGGGGGCTTTGGCCGATCGAGAACGGCGCATTCACGGTGCCGTCGCGTGCTCGAAGCGGTGGCGAGAACAACCTGATTACCAAGCAGAGCTTCGGGGACGCGCAGCTTCACCTGGAATTCCGCTCACCCAACCCGCCGACCAAAACGTCGCAGGATCGCGGCAACAGTGGTATCTGGTTCATGCAGCGCTACGAGTTGCAGATCCTGGATGGATACCAGAACCCAACGTACGCCGACGGTACGGTCGGGGCGGTTTATGGCTGGAAGCCGCCGCTGGTGAACGCCGCGCGGCGACCCGGCGAGTGGCAGAGCTATGACGTTGTGTTTGAGCGACCACGCTTTGCTGCGGACGGCAAGCTGCTCCGGCCCGCCTATGTGACCGCTTTCTTGAACGGTGTGCTTGTGCAGAATCATCAGGCGATGCTGGGCACCACCGCTTGGCGCCAGGTCGCGCAGTACAAGGAACATCCTGACGCGGCGCCGATCCAGTTGCAGGATCACGATTCGCCGGTGTCGTTCCGAAACATCTGGGTTCGGCCGCTGACCGAGGCGGCGATCGCGCAGGATATCGGGGGGAACACCAAGTGA
- a CDS encoding LacI family DNA-binding transcriptional regulator — protein sequence MTTIIQVAAVAGVSTATVSRVLSQPDRVAAPTRERVLEVVEALGYQPNVAARSLRTLRAAKLLLTVPDISNPFFASVIRGAEEAARDAGYAIIVGDTRHDPEVEEQYAEMLARREVDGLIFLGHRLPTSLTPLLARKGKSAPIVNGCEYSSDIGVPSVHIDNAAAGGDAVEHLIALGHRDIGIITGPSISPISRDRLAGATSAAERHGLGERLQLRVGDYSAKSAFEHASDLITQKVTAIFCFNDEMAMGAMSAIHQAGLACPADVSVIGFDDLPLARFFQPALTTIAQPKGLIGRRAVELLVGILRDAPQPIRQLTLPHELIVRGSTAPFLSGTSGR from the coding sequence ATGACGACGATCATCCAAGTCGCGGCCGTGGCCGGTGTCTCCACGGCGACGGTGTCGCGGGTGCTGAGCCAGCCGGACCGCGTTGCCGCGCCAACGCGCGAACGGGTGCTCGAGGTCGTCGAAGCGCTGGGTTACCAGCCGAACGTCGCGGCCCGAAGTCTGCGGACGCTGAGGGCGGCAAAGCTTCTCCTCACCGTCCCCGATATCTCCAATCCCTTCTTCGCCAGCGTGATCCGCGGGGCGGAAGAAGCGGCGCGCGACGCAGGATATGCCATCATCGTGGGCGACACGCGCCACGACCCGGAAGTTGAAGAACAATATGCGGAGATGCTGGCGCGCCGCGAAGTCGACGGCCTCATCTTCCTGGGCCATCGTTTGCCGACAAGTCTGACCCCGCTGCTGGCCCGCAAGGGGAAGTCAGCGCCGATCGTGAACGGGTGTGAATACAGCTCCGATATTGGAGTGCCCAGCGTCCATATCGACAATGCCGCTGCCGGCGGTGATGCGGTGGAGCATCTGATCGCGTTGGGCCATCGCGACATCGGCATCATCACCGGCCCGTCGATCAGCCCGATCAGCCGCGACCGACTTGCAGGAGCGACGTCTGCGGCCGAGCGCCATGGGCTTGGCGAGCGCCTCCAGCTGCGTGTCGGCGATTATTCCGCCAAGTCGGCATTCGAGCATGCGAGCGATCTGATCACCCAGAAGGTTACGGCGATCTTCTGCTTCAATGACGAGATGGCCATGGGCGCGATGAGCGCTATTCATCAGGCGGGTCTTGCCTGCCCAGCAGATGTATCGGTCATCGGGTTCGATGATCTTCCACTCGCCCGATTTTTCCAGCCTGCCCTGACCACGATCGCGCAACCCAAGGGCCTGATCGGGCGGCGCGCCGTTGAGCTACTCGTCGGCATCTTGCGCGACGCCCCGCAGCCGATCCGGCAGCTGACGCTCCCCCACGAACTTATCGTTCGCGGTAGCACTGCGCCCTTTCTTTCCGGCACGAGCGGGCGGTAG
- a CDS encoding DUF1080 domain-containing protein, whose product MVRVSSGLIAVIMLPLSALAQTSTEQARTIGGEPSRAVQRLALVDLPRRAGPVKELFDGHDLGEWDAWLGYPDPVVTYKNDPVNKPIGTSRATSGDFAVREVDGAPAIWIKGETWGSLVHRADLRDYHLRLQFKWGAKTWAPRESQPRNNGLLYHTHGAPGEVFGTWRPSMEFEIMKGSTGMVVTVGRQVRAQTTAGFDPTLIAPHLRFRLNGRPVEMVNGTATWNVEAATDAERPVGEWNTLDLYVLGDRAVHVVNGIPVAQVWGLATIASDGSRQPLTHGHIQLQSEGAETWFRNITVEPIRSLPRVVSSRR is encoded by the coding sequence ATGGTGCGGGTGAGCTCAGGATTGATCGCCGTGATTATGTTGCCGCTCTCAGCATTGGCACAGACCTCGACCGAGCAGGCTCGAACGATCGGCGGAGAGCCTTCTCGGGCAGTCCAGCGTCTCGCGCTCGTCGATCTGCCTCGCCGGGCCGGACCCGTCAAAGAGTTGTTCGACGGCCATGACTTGGGCGAATGGGATGCCTGGCTCGGATACCCCGATCCCGTCGTCACGTATAAGAATGACCCCGTCAACAAGCCGATCGGTACGAGCCGCGCCACGAGCGGTGATTTTGCGGTACGGGAAGTCGATGGTGCTCCCGCGATCTGGATCAAAGGCGAGACCTGGGGCAGTCTTGTCCATCGCGCCGACCTACGCGACTATCATTTGCGGCTTCAGTTCAAATGGGGCGCCAAGACCTGGGCGCCGCGCGAGAGCCAGCCGCGTAACAACGGGCTGCTCTATCACACGCATGGCGCGCCGGGGGAAGTGTTCGGGACGTGGCGGCCGTCGATGGAATTCGAAATCATGAAAGGCTCGACCGGAATGGTCGTTACGGTCGGCCGGCAGGTACGTGCGCAGACAACCGCGGGGTTCGACCCAACCCTGATCGCACCGCACCTGCGATTCCGCCTGAACGGGCGACCTGTCGAGATGGTAAATGGAACCGCGACCTGGAATGTGGAGGCGGCGACCGACGCGGAGCGGCCAGTGGGTGAGTGGAACACGCTGGATCTGTACGTCCTCGGCGACCGCGCCGTCCATGTCGTGAACGGCATCCCGGTTGCACAGGTCTGGGGCCTGGCGACGATCGCATCCGACGGCAGCCGTCAGCCGCTGACTCACGGCCACATCCAGCTTCAGTCGGAAGGCGCGGAGACCTGGTTCCGGAACATCACCGTCGAACCGATCCGAAGTTTGCCGCGAGTGGTCTCCTCCAGGCGCTGA
- a CDS encoding Gfo/Idh/MocA family protein has translation MTRQSLRLGMVGGGEGAFIGAVHRMAAALDGEWRVTAGAFSTDSGRNARTGAQLGLDPQRTYDTFDAMLAGEASLPADDRIDAIAVVTPNHLHAPMAIAALQAGFHVFCEKPIAMSDAEAQAIAETVQATGRRFALAFTYSGYPLIEEARTRIAQGDLGAIRLVQVEYLQGWLSQPIDIQGNKQAEWRTDPARAGLGGCLGDIGTHAFQLAEHVSGLLVQAVSADLTIHVPGRRLDDDVSALLRFEGGARGTLKASQVAAGEENGLKLRIHGERGGLEWAQMEPNTLTLRWLDRPSEIVRAGGPGLQDSAMRLLRTPAGHPEGYIEAFANLYRSFAAAIRGEESTWVPGVPDGLRTMKFVEAVIANAASGRKWTSIDPGESE, from the coding sequence ATGACACGGCAATCGCTTCGGCTGGGCATGGTTGGCGGAGGGGAGGGCGCCTTTATCGGCGCAGTGCACCGCATGGCCGCAGCGCTGGACGGCGAATGGCGGGTGACCGCGGGAGCGTTCAGCACCGATAGCGGGCGCAACGCACGCACTGGCGCACAGCTAGGGCTCGATCCCCAACGTACCTACGACACCTTTGATGCGATGCTTGCAGGCGAGGCGTCACTTCCGGCCGACGATCGGATTGATGCAATCGCGGTGGTGACGCCGAACCACCTGCACGCGCCCATGGCAATCGCTGCGCTTCAGGCAGGCTTTCACGTGTTCTGCGAAAAGCCGATCGCGATGAGCGACGCTGAGGCTCAGGCCATCGCCGAAACGGTGCAGGCGACTGGACGTCGTTTCGCGCTGGCCTTCACCTATAGCGGCTATCCGCTGATCGAAGAGGCGCGCACCCGGATCGCGCAGGGCGATCTCGGCGCAATCCGTCTGGTTCAAGTCGAATATCTCCAGGGTTGGCTCAGCCAACCAATCGACATTCAGGGGAACAAGCAGGCTGAATGGCGCACCGATCCGGCACGCGCGGGGCTAGGCGGCTGCCTGGGCGACATCGGGACACATGCCTTTCAATTGGCCGAGCATGTCTCCGGCCTTCTCGTGCAGGCTGTCTCCGCCGACCTCACCATCCATGTGCCCGGCCGCCGGCTGGATGACGACGTCAGCGCACTGCTTCGCTTTGAGGGCGGGGCGCGCGGCACGTTGAAGGCCAGCCAAGTCGCGGCAGGCGAGGAAAATGGGCTCAAGCTGCGCATCCACGGTGAACGCGGTGGGCTGGAGTGGGCACAGATGGAGCCCAACACATTGACGCTGCGCTGGCTCGATCGTCCGTCGGAGATCGTGCGCGCCGGCGGACCAGGTCTGCAGGATAGCGCCATGCGGCTGCTCCGGACGCCTGCTGGACATCCGGAGGGATATATCGAGGCATTCGCCAATCTCTATCGCAGCTTCGCGGCTGCGATCCGGGGCGAAGAGTCGACTTGGGTTCCCGGCGTACCCGATGGCCTGCGCACCATGAAGTTTGTCGAAGCCGTCATCGCCAACGCGGCTTCCGGCCGAAAGTGGACGAGCATCGATCCAGGAGAGAGTGAATGA
- a CDS encoding MFS transporter, whose amino-acid sequence MVAAEGTLTGVARPTSAMLTGRLSALMFMQFFIWGAWNVTLGLVMQTVGIGNLIANAFSVGPIASIVGSFLLGMAAVRYFSPKMLMVILHLIGGAILFALPEMVTPEHGNTFVWVLLGYMILYMPTVGLANTIALKSFGERVDRFPFVRAFGTLGWIAAGLIIGWSGLSDSPEIFRVAAIVSVVLGLYSFTLPNVEPDAPRDESVIRQVLCVEAFGLMRQRSFLIFIISATLISIPLAMYYAYASAYLGTAGIENVGGTMSIGQMSELAFMFSMPWLYRRFGVKPLLLVGMAAWAARYALFAIGDGGDSLWAIYLGVALHGVCYDFFFVAGAIYTGTIASPKGVNAQAQGMLTLFTYGVGMLLGSQIGGFLYAQLPANATIADWQHMWWYPAIAAAVIAILFQLSFRDDSREVRA is encoded by the coding sequence ATGGTCGCTGCTGAAGGAACGCTGACAGGTGTGGCGCGGCCAACGTCGGCAATGCTGACGGGGCGCCTGAGCGCACTGATGTTCATGCAGTTCTTCATATGGGGAGCATGGAACGTCACGCTCGGGCTGGTGATGCAGACCGTAGGCATCGGCAATCTGATCGCCAACGCGTTTTCGGTCGGGCCGATCGCTTCGATCGTCGGTTCCTTTCTGCTCGGCATGGCAGCGGTGCGTTACTTCAGTCCCAAGATGCTGATGGTGATCCTGCACCTGATCGGCGGTGCGATCCTGTTCGCGCTTCCTGAGATGGTGACGCCGGAGCATGGCAACACGTTCGTGTGGGTGCTCCTCGGCTACATGATCCTCTATATGCCGACAGTAGGCCTTGCCAACACGATCGCGCTTAAGAGCTTCGGCGAGCGCGTGGACCGCTTTCCCTTCGTGCGCGCTTTCGGGACGCTCGGTTGGATCGCCGCCGGCCTGATCATCGGCTGGTCGGGCCTCTCCGACAGTCCTGAGATCTTCCGGGTCGCGGCGATCGTGTCAGTGGTTCTGGGGCTGTACAGCTTCACCTTGCCCAACGTCGAACCCGATGCGCCGCGCGACGAAAGCGTGATCCGCCAAGTGCTGTGCGTCGAGGCGTTCGGGCTGATGCGCCAGCGCTCGTTCCTGATCTTCATCATCAGCGCGACGCTGATCTCTATCCCGCTGGCAATGTATTACGCCTATGCCTCGGCCTATCTCGGCACTGCCGGGATCGAGAATGTCGGCGGCACCATGTCGATCGGGCAGATGTCCGAGCTGGCGTTCATGTTCTCAATGCCGTGGCTGTATCGCCGCTTCGGCGTGAAGCCGCTGCTGCTGGTTGGCATGGCGGCCTGGGCGGCGCGTTATGCCCTCTTCGCGATCGGTGATGGCGGCGACTCGCTTTGGGCGATCTATCTGGGCGTGGCGCTGCATGGGGTATGCTACGACTTCTTCTTCGTCGCCGGCGCGATCTACACCGGCACCATTGCCTCGCCCAAGGGCGTGAACGCGCAAGCCCAAGGCATGTTGACCCTGTTCACCTATGGTGTCGGCATGCTGCTCGGCTCACAGATCGGCGGGTTCCTCTATGCTCAGTTGCCGGCCAATGCGACCATCGCCGACTGGCAGCATATGTGGTGGTATCCGGCGATTGCCGCTGCGGTGATCGCCATCCTGTTCCAGCTCAGCTTTCGAGACGACAGCCGCGAGGTGCGCGCATGA
- a CDS encoding hydroxypyruvate isomerase family protein: protein MTLTRRRLLAAGAAAPLAAGVARAQTGASNAARFSLAYAPHEGSFASRGGLIEQIAFAADQGFTAWEDNEARNRPVAEQVRMAKALAARGMIMGVFVASMPKWAQSRPLLGTADDAEREAFLGDIRSSIEVAKRLNATRMTVVTGFLDPKVPIDIQTARVIDVMRRAGDIVAPHGIAMVMEPLNTRTNHPGVYMQSIAQGFAVARGANSPAVKILADLYHEQIQSGNLIPTLETCWSEIGYLQFGDNPGRNEPGTGEINYAPIVRWLRARRYSGVIGMEHGNSIKGRAGEERLIAAYRTIDKV from the coding sequence ATGACGCTGACGCGCCGCAGGCTGCTCGCCGCAGGTGCGGCCGCGCCGCTGGCCGCAGGAGTGGCGCGCGCGCAGACCGGCGCATCGAATGCGGCGCGCTTCTCGCTCGCCTATGCGCCGCATGAGGGCAGCTTCGCCAGCCGCGGTGGGCTGATCGAACAGATCGCTTTCGCTGCCGATCAGGGGTTCACCGCGTGGGAAGACAATGAGGCCCGCAACCGCCCGGTCGCGGAACAGGTTCGAATGGCCAAGGCATTGGCGGCGCGCGGCATGATCATGGGCGTGTTCGTTGCGAGCATGCCTAAATGGGCACAGTCCCGTCCACTGCTGGGTACTGCCGACGATGCCGAGCGCGAGGCGTTCCTCGGCGACATTCGTTCTTCGATCGAAGTAGCCAAGCGATTGAACGCCACCCGGATGACGGTGGTAACCGGGTTCCTGGACCCGAAAGTGCCGATCGATATTCAAACGGCCCGGGTAATCGACGTGATGCGTCGCGCCGGCGACATTGTCGCCCCACACGGGATCGCGATGGTCATGGAACCGCTCAATACCCGCACCAATCACCCCGGCGTATACATGCAGAGCATTGCCCAGGGCTTTGCGGTGGCGCGCGGCGCGAACAGCCCGGCGGTGAAGATCCTGGCGGATCTCTACCACGAGCAGATCCAGTCGGGGAACCTGATCCCGACGCTGGAGACCTGCTGGAGCGAGATCGGCTATCTTCAGTTCGGTGACAATCCGGGCCGCAACGAGCCGGGTACGGGCGAGATTAACTATGCCCCGATCGTTCGATGGCTGCGGGCCCGTCGTTATTCCGGCGTGATCGGCATGGAACATGGCAATTCGATCAAGGGTCGCGCGGGTGAGGAGCGTTTGATCGCCGCCTATCGCACGATCGACAAGGTCTGA
- a CDS encoding sugar phosphate isomerase/epimerase family protein: MTGMKGPGIFLAQFLGDAAPFDTLEHLAEWAAGLGFVGVQIPCDTRLIDLSAAAESKGYCDDLRGRLARFGIEPTELSTHLQGQLVAVHPAYDTLFDGFAPAALHGKPAERQAWAVEQVKLAARASANLGLSAHATFSGALAWPYVYPWPQRPAGLVEEAFAELARRWTPILDVFEDVGVDCAFEIHAGEDIHDGASWERFLDVVDHHPRARILFDPSHYVLQQLDYLDFIDRYHDRISCFHVKDAEFNPTGRSGVYGGYESWVNRAGRFRSTGDGQVDFGGVFSKLAQYGYDGWAVLEWECALKRAEDGAREGAPFIQHHIIRVTERAFDDFAASGVDRGAIRKLLGLSAEPSLT; encoded by the coding sequence ATGACGGGCATGAAGGGACCTGGCATCTTCCTGGCGCAGTTCCTCGGCGACGCAGCCCCGTTCGACACGCTCGAGCACCTGGCGGAGTGGGCCGCCGGCCTGGGCTTCGTCGGAGTCCAAATTCCTTGCGACACCCGGCTGATCGACTTGTCCGCGGCCGCGGAAAGCAAAGGCTATTGCGACGATCTGCGGGGGCGGTTGGCCCGGTTCGGGATCGAGCCGACCGAGTTGTCGACTCACCTCCAGGGGCAATTGGTCGCGGTACATCCGGCCTATGACACACTGTTCGACGGGTTTGCTCCGGCGGCGCTGCACGGGAAGCCGGCTGAGCGCCAGGCCTGGGCCGTGGAGCAAGTGAAGCTCGCGGCGCGGGCGAGTGCCAATCTAGGCCTGTCGGCACACGCCACCTTCTCCGGCGCACTGGCTTGGCCCTATGTCTATCCTTGGCCGCAGCGCCCCGCGGGGCTGGTGGAAGAGGCCTTTGCCGAGCTTGCGAGGCGGTGGACGCCAATCCTCGACGTGTTCGAAGACGTCGGTGTCGACTGCGCGTTCGAGATACATGCCGGCGAAGACATCCATGATGGCGCGTCCTGGGAGCGGTTCCTTGACGTGGTGGATCATCATCCCCGCGCGCGCATCCTGTTCGACCCGTCGCATTACGTGCTGCAACAACTCGACTATCTAGACTTCATCGACCGCTATCACGACCGGATTTCCTGCTTCCACGTCAAGGACGCCGAGTTCAATCCGACCGGGCGCTCGGGAGTGTATGGCGGGTATGAAAGCTGGGTAAACCGCGCCGGCAGGTTCCGCTCCACCGGCGATGGCCAGGTGGATTTCGGAGGGGTTTTCAGCAAGCTGGCGCAATATGGTTATGACGGTTGGGCCGTGCTCGAATGGGAGTGCGCCTTGAAGCGCGCGGAGGACGGTGCCCGTGAGGGCGCACCCTTCATCCAGCACCACATCATCCGCGTGACCGAACGTGCCTTCGACGATTTTGCTGCCAGCGGCGTCGATCGGGGGGCGATCCGCAAGTTGCTTGGGCTCTCGGCAGAGCCCTCCCTGACATGA
- a CDS encoding GMC oxidoreductase, with translation MASTNRFDAIVIGSGVSGGFAAKELTEKGMRVLMLDRGVMVEHGEGYPYDGKPAFEVPARNVMPKAIVDSDYFIAKHGYVQPSNQRFYNDDRLNPYAFDEGSKFYWIRPGAVGGKSLIWGRWSFRWAPEDFEANKRDGIDGAWPIGYDDLAPWYSYVEKYIGVSGSRENLPYLPDSEFQPPVPMNVAEKWLKERLETKFPGRKLINTRLSNITEDKPEQGRTKCQFRNQCGNGCSFGAYFSTQAVTLPAARATGRLTLQSDAVVTNLEYDAGKKRVTGVRYVDAKTGQAQVVNADLVFLCASAMASTQILMNSRASGSERSHFDSSGTLGRYVMDHIFRVGVEGDIPGMNEYIEYGRRPGGVYVPRFRNIGGDEGVGFKRGYGYQGNARRDPSAPVGFGASMKQGMRGYAPWKFSMGAFGECLPYKDNRVSLHADKVDRFGVPLMRFDVRFHDNELKMMADAKAQGEVMLKGAGLTNVRSWEDEHVPGDAIHEMGGARMGADPRASVLNGWSQAHDAANLYVTDGAQMASASCVNPSLTFMALTARAADHAVRQSRAG, from the coding sequence ATGGCCTCGACCAACAGGTTCGACGCAATCGTCATTGGTTCGGGCGTGAGCGGCGGCTTTGCAGCCAAGGAGCTTACCGAAAAAGGCATGCGCGTGCTGATGCTGGACCGCGGGGTCATGGTCGAGCATGGGGAGGGCTATCCGTACGACGGCAAGCCTGCGTTCGAAGTGCCGGCGCGGAATGTCATGCCCAAGGCGATCGTCGACAGCGACTATTTCATCGCCAAGCACGGCTATGTCCAGCCCAGCAATCAGCGCTTTTACAATGACGATCGGTTGAACCCTTACGCCTTTGACGAAGGCAGCAAGTTCTACTGGATCCGGCCCGGCGCTGTGGGGGGCAAGTCGCTGATCTGGGGCCGCTGGAGCTTCCGCTGGGCGCCTGAGGATTTCGAGGCGAACAAGCGGGACGGGATCGATGGTGCCTGGCCGATCGGCTATGACGACCTCGCGCCCTGGTATAGCTATGTCGAAAAATACATCGGCGTGTCGGGATCCCGCGAGAACCTGCCGTATTTGCCGGACAGCGAGTTCCAGCCACCGGTGCCCATGAACGTCGCGGAGAAGTGGCTGAAGGAGCGGCTGGAGACCAAGTTCCCCGGGCGCAAACTGATCAACACCCGCTTGTCCAACATCACCGAGGACAAGCCCGAGCAGGGCCGCACCAAGTGTCAGTTCCGCAACCAATGCGGTAATGGCTGCTCGTTCGGTGCCTATTTCTCCACGCAGGCGGTGACCTTGCCGGCGGCACGCGCGACGGGTCGGCTGACGCTCCAGTCAGACGCGGTGGTTACCAACCTTGAATATGATGCGGGCAAGAAGCGGGTGACCGGCGTGCGCTATGTCGACGCGAAGACAGGCCAGGCGCAGGTCGTCAATGCCGATCTCGTCTTCCTGTGCGCGTCCGCGATGGCATCGACCCAGATCCTGATGAACTCGCGTGCGTCAGGCAGCGAACGCAGCCATTTTGACAGCAGCGGTACGCTCGGCCGCTACGTCATGGATCATATCTTCCGCGTCGGGGTCGAGGGGGACATCCCCGGCATGAACGAATATATCGAATATGGCCGTCGTCCCGGCGGAGTCTACGTTCCGCGCTTTCGCAACATCGGCGGCGACGAAGGCGTCGGCTTCAAGCGCGGCTATGGCTATCAGGGCAATGCTCGGCGCGACCCCTCGGCGCCGGTGGGCTTCGGCGCATCGATGAAGCAGGGGATGCGTGGCTACGCGCCCTGGAAGTTCAGCATGGGCGCATTCGGCGAATGCCTGCCGTACAAGGACAATCGCGTTTCGCTCCACGCCGACAAGGTTGACCGCTTCGGTGTGCCGTTGATGCGCTTCGACGTGCGATTCCACGACAACGAACTCAAGATGATGGCCGATGCGAAAGCGCAGGGCGAGGTCATGCTCAAGGGCGCCGGGCTCACCAACGTCCGAAGTTGGGAAGACGAGCACGTTCCTGGCGACGCGATCCATGAAATGGGCGGCGCACGCATGGGCGCTGATCCACGCGCCTCTGTTCTGAACGGCTGGAGCCAGGCGCACGATGCCGCGAACCTCTACGTTACCGATGGTGCGCAAATGGCCTCGGCGTCCTGCGTGAACCCCTCGTTGACCTTCATGGCGCTCACCGCGCGTGCGGCCGATCATGCGGTACGGCAAAGCCGGGCCGGTTGA
- a CDS encoding sugar phosphate isomerase/epimerase family protein: MISRRTLLGGAGGAAAFALAGRAVPPAFAAQIKAIGLQLYTVREIFQKDPVGTLERVARIGYREVEFGGGGYDAMDPALLRRTMNRLGLRSPSVHIGYDALLGQFDKSVAMAKTLGADTVVLPYMSDEHRNEQAWQVALPNFNRFAADLKKAGLGFAYHNHDFEFTVKPGGVSLYERFLKETDPALVKIELDLYWAAHAGENAAALIDRLSGRIYAYHVKDMRSDRSMAAVGEGTTDFAALFKRKGSAGVRHFYVENDQAPAPYLPDITTSFKTLRALRF, translated from the coding sequence ATGATCAGCCGTAGAACCCTTCTTGGCGGCGCTGGGGGTGCCGCGGCCTTTGCGCTTGCCGGACGTGCAGTACCGCCGGCCTTTGCTGCACAGATCAAGGCGATCGGGCTTCAGCTCTATACCGTGCGCGAGATCTTCCAGAAGGATCCGGTGGGTACGCTCGAGCGAGTAGCGCGGATCGGCTACCGCGAGGTGGAGTTCGGCGGTGGCGGCTATGACGCCATGGATCCCGCGCTGCTGCGGCGAACGATGAACCGTCTCGGCCTGCGCTCGCCATCGGTGCATATCGGCTATGATGCACTGCTGGGGCAGTTCGACAAATCGGTGGCGATGGCGAAAACGCTGGGTGCCGACACGGTGGTGCTCCCGTACATGTCCGACGAGCACCGCAACGAGCAAGCTTGGCAAGTGGCGCTCCCGAACTTCAACCGTTTCGCGGCGGACCTGAAAAAGGCGGGTTTGGGCTTCGCCTATCACAACCACGATTTCGAATTCACGGTGAAGCCGGGCGGCGTCAGCCTTTACGAGCGCTTCCTGAAAGAAACCGATCCTGCCCTCGTGAAGATCGAACTCGATCTCTATTGGGCCGCGCACGCCGGTGAGAACGCAGCAGCACTGATCGACCGGCTGAGCGGACGGATCTACGCCTATCATGTCAAGGACATGCGGTCCGACCGCAGCATGGCCGCGGTTGGCGAAGGCACCACCGACTTCGCGGCATTGTTCAAGCGCAAGGGCAGCGCCGGCGTGCGTCACTTCTATGTCGAGAACGATCAAGCGCCCGCGCCCTATCTTCCCGACATCACCACTAGCTTCAAGACGCTGCGCGCGCTGCGCTTCTGA
- a CDS encoding c-type cytochrome — protein MKLIVCLGVGTVAALTLAVTSVPTVAQTAAPPAFAACKACHTVQKGGKNGVGPNLYGVVGRPAASASGFNYSAALKGSKLRWDDATLNQFLAAPSKKVPGTRMPIGMADAAKRAAIIAYLKAESAK, from the coding sequence ATGAAGCTTATCGTGTGCCTGGGAGTGGGAACGGTTGCAGCACTGACGCTCGCCGTAACCTCCGTTCCCACCGTGGCCCAGACCGCTGCGCCACCTGCCTTTGCCGCATGCAAGGCGTGCCACACCGTTCAGAAGGGCGGGAAGAACGGCGTCGGTCCCAACCTGTACGGGGTGGTCGGTCGACCGGCGGCATCGGCGTCGGGCTTCAACTATTCGGCCGCGCTCAAGGGATCGAAGCTGCGCTGGGACGATGCCACCCTCAACCAGTTCCTGGCAGCGCCGAGCAAGAAGGTGCCAGGCACACGCATGCCGATCGGCATGGCCGACGCGGCCAAGCGCGCGGCGATCATCGCCTATCTCAAGGCGGAAAGCGCGAAATGA
- a CDS encoding gluconate 2-dehydrogenase subunit 3 family protein — protein sequence MIDRRTALAGVVGMFGAGLFAPIARAAGAAQASRIPIISEGPPSIAVFTLPQRALVSALSERIIPTTDTPGAIAAGVPAYIEKLLADWSTPEDRKPIMAGLTTIDTRSVQDYKLPAAQATPEQQDALLTLAMNDQLPAGATFFEAFRQLVVTGYYTSEVGITQEREYLPVPGEYNGAFLYSQVNKVYSA from the coding sequence GTGATCGATCGTAGAACCGCGCTCGCCGGCGTGGTCGGTATGTTCGGCGCCGGGCTGTTCGCGCCGATCGCCCGCGCTGCCGGCGCCGCACAAGCTTCCCGCATTCCCATCATCAGCGAAGGGCCGCCTAGTATCGCCGTGTTCACGCTGCCGCAGCGTGCGTTGGTGAGTGCCCTTAGCGAGCGGATCATTCCCACCACCGACACCCCCGGCGCGATTGCCGCAGGCGTCCCGGCGTACATTGAAAAGCTGCTCGCTGATTGGTCCACGCCCGAAGATCGCAAGCCGATCATGGCAGGACTGACGACGATCGATACGCGTAGCGTGCAGGATTATAAGCTGCCCGCCGCGCAAGCTACGCCGGAGCAGCAGGATGCGCTTCTGACGCTCGCAATGAATGATCAACTGCCGGCAGGTGCCACTTTCTTCGAGGCGTTTCGCCAGCTCGTGGTCACCGGCTACTACACGTCAGAGGTCGGTATCACTCAGGAGCGTGAGTATCTGCCGGTTCCGGGCGAATATAATGGCGCCTTTCTCTATTCTCAGGTCAACAAGGTGTACAGCGCATGA